A stretch of DNA from Pyxicephalus adspersus chromosome 5, UCB_Pads_2.0, whole genome shotgun sequence:
tatgggcCTTGCACACAAAATCCGAATGTCACTTCCAAACCCACTATACCCACTAATCAGATTCAGATGTGCCTTGGATGTTTGAGCCTGGTGATATGaggcaaataaaaagttttacaggAAGCTTACATGCTGGGGGGTTTCTGGGATGTATGGTGGAATACTAAGAGTTTGGATTAAAATGTGGGCAGGATAAACAATTTAAACTGCCATTTACTTTGTAAGGGAAGCTCCTCTGGTCCATTTTGTCTTGTGTCTACCAGGGTGCTCTGCTACGTATGAGACTCATAAATAATGACGGCCAGgtattttttaagtacattttcacATGAAAGCTTTATGTTCTGTGAGAACTTTTTGCAAAATTTAGCCTATTGGTTTGCTGTGTCGTGACTTTCACTTGCCAACTTTGCAAATTTATTGCAGTCTCTGAACAAAGTATTGCCACCATTGTGTCATCATTGTTAGGGGTGGTTGCAGgaccttaaaattaaaaaggtttaaaaagaaagtttttattttgtaaataaaagtattgcTGATGTTATCATCCTAATGCTAATGCAGATCCTAATTCCTAAAGCTGTTCATGTAGGTTCTTCCTGTGATAATAAAATCTGACCAGTGGAACCTCTTTGGCCAGTAAAATTGGAATGAGACTTGAtcggttggattttcatagaagaatattgttattattaatcttgttagcctgtgcaaataggttaccattgaaatttaacttagaaggctacaaataaagaaagaggcataagattttttcctaaataaaatgtaaaaaaacattttttatctttattttttctttctctattataagcttgttcaaGATTGAACGTGAAGCAAAATctgtttgtttccatatgaaaatggtttatatttcctcaatttttcaataaattttaagcttgcccgcgactttgtctaagtttttctttttggccccctgtgtatttgagttcgaCACCCATGATCTAGGTACTGCTGTAATGCACCAAACTACCCATTGTAGATAATAACGCAATGTTCAGAGAAACATTGTGAGAACTTTTTGCAAAATTTAGCCTATTGGTTTGCCGTGTCCTGACTTTCACTTGCCAACTTTGCAGTGGAACCTCTTTGGCCATAAAATGGGAATGAGAGGGGGACACcaagatttttattattcttttcccCCTATAATATGGCTGGACAGAAAATAATGTAGCAGTAAGTGGGTAGTTGCATCTTATTCCTGGCTGCCCTTGTATTTGTCCAAAGCCCACAGTTGGTGGAGAGGGCCTGATCTCCACAACCTGTCAACACAGGTGGTTGTGGGGGGCCAGGGTGTCTAGGTTGTGAAAACTGAAAGCTCCACATTGTTACTTTCTCAacttggggaatgagtacaggagaaCAAAATACCTCTTATACATTTGCAAAGCAACACAGCCAGCCAACCATCGGACCCAACACAACATAACATAACACAGCCACAGATTCCCCAGGCCGCAtcaattatgttatttttattaacatttaatgtTAGATTTTATCAGAATCCGTCCATGACTTATCACCCGCTGACCTCCCCCTAACCTGCATTTTTTGTATCCACATAGGATTTTTAGAAATGCAAATTCCATCTGAAGGAATATAAGCCTATAGGGTATGGAGTAAACCatgatgcttttatttttaccataaaattgCTAATTAGCGCTAtattgagaaaacaaaaaaattacatgaaatgCAATAACACTGATGACCTGAGATGAGTCTAAAACCAATATATGTCTGTGCTCGAGCTTTATCACTTTCATATAATCAATTTATTATAGTTTGTTAACCATTACAACAAACTTTATTTCACAGTTGACAGAGCGAACACTCCTGGCCGCTGTACTGTGACATTAATCTGGAAATATAAAGCACTGTTCTCAAAGGAGCAAATCCCGACAAATTTCACCAGACTGCAGAGAGAACACACATTTCCCAAGACCGATGTCTATCGTAGTACAGCCAGGTGAACAATTCTTCCCTTTTCATCATAGTGACATTAAACGTTCAATGTTGTTCTGAACTTCTCACaggaatgtatatatatttatattttcagataTTCCATACACCCAAGGACCACTACAAAAGATAAGTATCAGTGGGCTTCCTTTATATGTGTCTAtagtgcagtgttttttaacctttttaacatgggggaacccttgaaataactttcaggtctcggTGAActccttccataattactatatccacagtacattagtatgatggtcattgggaagaatgtcatccttacagatagccaaaaacatcattggtgtcacctaaactgacctgagaggcacaaactgctcattgctcaaagaaccctggttgggaaacattgataTATTAACTATAAGTGTTGCTATTCAGCATTTGGTTCACTCCAGTAATAAGCTTAGCTTTTGATGTACATGGGGACACTGCCCACTGAGTACATTAACTAACCACTGTTACTAACATTTAAAGAGATTACGATCCTTTGCGTCTGGAAGACAGGAGGTGGAACCTTTAGTGGCCAAGGGCACGAATTCTGCTAGCCAAGGGCTAATCACATGCTGaacatgaggttgcagtgcagttaccgaTTCCctatgccagggaactgctgcatGTGGGGCCGTCGCAAAGAGAGTGAACAAGGTAAGCCATGAGTGGTAACAGTACCCcaaccatatttatataataaaggatagtcatgaattttaaaaaaggCCTCCAATGTAAATCAatttcttattttctgttttcaatatCTCATCTACTCAAGGACCTGAATGGAGTGTGTTCTTTGTCTTCTGAAAATAAATTTAGGGAAGGAAAATAGgttgaaagtgttttatttttcctagcaagtatatttaataaatgaacaaCTGATCCAATAGGCAGCAAAGTCATCAGAACCTTTAGTTATACAAAGGTGATTAAATGTAGTTATTAACAATCAACAATCAAAGTAACCCCATTCATAGCTCTGATGTTTGAATTACTAGACAAAGTCTTCCTACAGAAAGTTGTTTAGAACTTTAGAACACAGAAGTATTTAGtcctatgggcttcctcaggggatagtgaGATTGATTAAACAACGAGGAAGCTAATAGGTTTCATGTTGTAATCAAGTGTCTAATCATCAGATAGATAACAAATTATATGGAGTCTATAAGTGAGATTTTCTCAGGGTTATATAAATAGAGGCACAAAATTTCTGCCAGTATGAGAGATGGTCCGAAGGTAGCAGAATGTCAAAGATTGCAATTCTGTGGTGGTTAGTGGAACAGTAAATGTTCCACTGAAATGTGTTGGAATTCATTATCTCCATCCTGTTACAAGTCAGTGGCTTGGAAAACAATGAAGGCACCGCACTAGTACTGCAGCCAGGATACTAATAATCTCTTAGAAGAAATCAACAGTGGCAGCCCTCAGGCTTTTCTTATGACACAGTCACTTTACCCATATTCACCTCGCCAAAAGATTTGTAACTATGTTCCACTAGCCTTGCGATCTAGATCCTGTGATCTTTGTTCTATCTGCTGCAGTTTAGCAATACAGCTAGGTCACAAGCTGACAAATGAAGGAGAAGAGGAACACTGATGAGGTCATTACCCCGCTGCCTTCTCCTTTAGGTTTGCTCAAACTGCTGACTGACACTATTGTGTGTAGTAATTGATCGCTGAATGTTTCAAAGGGCTGACCCTGCCTCAGTATAAATGATACTGGGGAGATGTGTGGACATGTTCAGGCATTTGAACATTGAAACACAGTAAAGTGAATCACACTTGCAAAATAAATCCATTGTTTTTTACTGAATAAATTACAATAGCTGACAACTTTTAGGAACAATATCttcatgtttaatataaaaatataaaattatttcccACTATGCAGTCTCTGTAGTGTCTTTTCCTAACCCTTTCCCTCTcttccttttcctcttcctctttttctGCTCAGGAGCTGCTGTGACTGGCTgagctgatgtttttttcttcttcatgcaGCTTAGAGGGTTTGGACCTGCAACCCGTTTCCTCTTTTTTCCTCTCCGTCCTGTGTCCAGAGCCACCCCTTGCTCATCCTTCAGGTGCCCCAGGTTCTGTTTCTGATGCTCGGGCACCAACTCGCTGGCCTGTAATGCCTGGACGTGAGCCACTGATTTCGGCGACGGCTTGTCCAGGACGATGGTGTTCTGAATGATGAACATCAGGGGGATCCCAGCTTTCTTCCGTATTTTATTTCCAAGACTGTGATCCTACAAAACAAGATCGAAAACACTAAGTGTATATTCGCACTTCTGCTAATTACAATCCTTCTTTTTTTAGGCCCGCTAATCCTGCAGGTAACCTAATGAAGTCTCACCAGATGATAGCACAGGGGAAATGGGATACAATGCGGGGATTATCATATATTCCGCTAAGCAGGTATGTTGTGCTTTGCAGAGCTGCTAATACACTGGGGATTAACATGCTGCGTGTTGATAAAAGGAACAATACACCCAAACTGTTCAgcagaataaataaagcattaaCTTGGCTAATCAGATGTATCAATTAGACTAATATCTCATTTGCGGCATGGAGTGAACCTCAAATGGAAACAAAACGATGCAGAGAACATGGTATACTCCCAATTATTCCATATAGAAAGGTGCCAATGCTGGATAGTAGAAAGTGACCTATAATGTAAATTGGATGACTGGGATATTTTATCACTTGCTTTACCTTGTTTGTAATGGTTTTTATATGTATACCATTTgttaacattacatttatatttgataaaaaatgtttattacaagcAGCACCAATGACAGATCTTGCAAAGCATCCTGGGTTTCCAAAGAGCACACCACAGAAAGAGCTTTTTCCtttgaactaaagttccactttaaaattttctGATTAGGTAGGACTTTATTGCAGATGATgtcaggcgatgtcccttttgcaataagcattcttcaCAACCAAATGAACTCATGCTCCCCCATTGTGGGAATTACATTATTCTGGCCtgtccaatcaagatgaccaaggTTCACAACAAGGTTTTGAAGAAGGAACAAGATAGCGGCGCCTCCCTCCTGGTGGAACGGGGACACTTTATATTTCTGAGATTCAGACAGGAggctattgcagaaaggggcaggtgatgtccattctgcaataacagCTCTTACTTGCCTATCCAGCACTCAGctgctcagcattggttgccaatCCCAACTTTctttgccaggaatgaatgaactcctgcacgccAGAGTCGGAGCTACATCATCGCAGTACAGCCAATCAAGTTGGTCGAACAAAGTCTTAGGGAAAATAAAGAAGAGGGAAAATGGCCATGCGCGGGTATAATCGCGGGTATAATTTCCCTTTGGGGTTACCTGGTAAACAATGGCCTACAGCTCAGTTTGCTGGCTAGAAATAGTCAATACAAAATAGTCATATGTGAGAATTCATATttatgcaactaaaaaaaaaaataattgcatattaCACTGTGATAAGCATGGCCATTTCACCCAATAGTCAAAAAATTGGACCTACACTATTTTTGAAAGCTCATCATACCATACTATGATTCTTTACCATGTGGTGCAGCTGGACAAGATGCATTGCGGTGCTATTCAGAATAAATAACACTGTTCTTTTATAATTGTTCAGGACAGTCTGATTAATATTGAATGTATAAATTTGGCAtacctttgagaaaaaaaaagagaaaaaaaaaaaagaaagcaacgaaaaaaagaaatacaatggtaacacacaaataaatatgtgATCATAGCACAGATCAGCAGATTTCTTACTTGCAACCAATGCAAATGAGACATCTGCCAATGGCTGCTAAAACTGCCAAACTACTGGGGCATTCTCTCTTGATTCAGGCAAAGCAGATATTATTAGATGAACAATATTCAGATTATGCAATACATTCTAATCATGGTGCTCATCACACATCAATCTTATATCTGCATTTACACGTCCTTACATAAAGGGTTAAtcaagcaaaaattaaaatagcaACGCCGATTTTTGGCAATGGGTGTCGTGATTGAGATTCTTATTTgatataaaggtgaaaatgatCGATACTGATCTATCATTAAACAAGTTAATGGTACATTGATTACTTGTTGATCACTAGGATTGATTTAAATTGACTGTTATTAACACTGTGATATCAAATGAACATACCATTGAAATGCACCAGTTAATAGACCATAGTTCATGGTGGCTTATTGTTTAGGCTTTACACTGTACGGTGTATGTCCTTTGTAGTATAGAGCGCGGCTCCACCGCACACCGCTCCACACAGAGCCAGCCACCAGCAGAGACAATGCAacagttacatcatcagtggccatctaaTAGCAGAAGAGGTTCACCCCTCTTTAAAGAAGTCAGCCTTCAAGCCAGTGGCAAAGATGGCACCTTCTGAAGAAGGAACAACGACAAGTCCTGGATCCCTCATAGCTGCAGGACGAATGGACATGGTTTTGTGCCATTATCAGCAAGTCTGCAGATTacggcagaagctcaccacccaccatcAAGTTCAGTTCTGATTCAAACTTTGTATTACCTCAAAATGCCCATAAAATACTTTCCATTGACTGTATTCAAGGGCATCCAAAGCaaacatctgtttatttttttctttctctactgAAGTGGACCAGCGCATCGATGCTTGAATCTAATCAGCTTGTCAGGATGACGTCAAGCACCAACTCCAGCATAAGTGTGTGTTCTCATGAGAGACTTACTAGGATATCAATGCTGGAATCTATCCAGGATGGTTCTGTTCAGAGGAACAAGGTGTCTGAAGTCCAAATGAAGTGTAAAGGTAATCAAACTCGCTTGGAACCTGGACAAGCTACAGCAAACTCTAGTGCAAAAAGTCtacttttttaattaacagaCAGCTGTTAAGTTAGTTTTGTGTTATTAGAGCAGTTCTGGTTTTAATCATTATCCCATAACATGGTTTACGACCTATGTTCCCCCCAGCCGCTTTTAGCtgatgcaccacccggcactttttagtaaccaccccaATGtctttgggtagttactgataagttgggtcacaatactggagctgccacccgcctacagcttcttcccacccaacatAAACAAATTTCTGGGTAGGACTCCCTGTTCATCCTAACAGTTATTcttgtatttttactttctgaCCACActttattttgcagtaaaaatCACACAGCAGCATTGCCACCTTGTGGACAGGGTAATTTAAAGTCATGTAGTTTTAAATAGACTTTGAAACTGAACTACAGGATCCAGCCCTCTTTCCACAAGCACATCAAAACttcaataaagctttttaaaatgttattttcaatttGCATGATGTCAATATAGAATGAATGAACTTTGAACTGTCTGGGCATCTGGGGGAGGTCATATAAGGGTGCCACACGTCAAATACTTTGTGCTTTCCAATGCAACAGTGTACCTGCCCACAGCAAGTTGTTCTCCTGTAAACTACAAACAGGGGGAAACATGACCAGAATCCATTTCTCCATAGGAAGAAAACAGCGTTGCTCCATCACACTACATGGAATAAACCTTATGCCAAATAGTGATCTTGGTGGATCAAAAAGACCTATTTAGAACAGGGAGTGTAAGCCCCCGTTGGTGTTAAAAAGTTTAAACCAACACCTAGAACTGAAACCTAATTTGAACAGCTAGGCTTGTAAAAGCAGGAAAACAACTAAACTCTGCATTAAATGATGTGAGCTCCCTCCACCGCCGACATTTGCTTCCTGGCTCTTTCCAGACCTGGGGTTAtgagccatcttaattggctggtgCAAGCTGAGGCAAGTTCTGAGCATGCGTATGGTAGGTATGTATCCCGGTACACATgcacattgagctgtgcatgtgtacaAGTTAGGAAGCTTTAAGAAATCATAGGTGTTACAAAATGAATCTTCTATAGTAAAAGAAACCCTTCTCTTTTAATTTCAGCCCACACCATATATATCATTACCCATATTTCATGTAACTActgtacatgtaaaataattaGGTTGGGTTGCCCATAGTTCCATGGTATTACAAAAGAAGATTCTCcaaataacagaaatgtaaacaaTTATTGGGTACCTGGAGTTACAAAAATTGTTCAGATTCCGACTCTACTGCCCTGCTAATAAATACTTCCTGCACCTCTCTACCGCCTATCACCAAATCATTAAATTAGTCCGATGACTTTCAAATACTGGGTTCATATAAGGGCAGTaagtgacaggtacacttgaaaCGGAACATAGTAAACATTTGCAGTTGCCAAGACTTGCGCTTAGAAAAACACAATCCAAAAGAACTGCTAAATGGATTCCAACCCTCTCTTCAAAAGCTTCCATAATTGAAACCTTCTTGGGCATTAAGTTCATTTGTATGGAACATCAGATTGCTCCGAGATGGGAATTTAGATGAAAAACCTAATCTAGTTAATTCACTTACTGTGTATTAATCAGTAAACAACAAAGCATACAATTTACATCTGAGATTGCCAAAGAATTTAAATCCAGGAGGTACGGGTCTCCGGGCCAGCTGAGGATCCAAATAACTTTTATTGCAGACACGGGAGAAAATTGAGCAGAGACAAACTTAGAAAAGGTTTCTAACTATCTCCAACTTTGAGTCCAGTCCGTATCTAGAAAGCTGTCAGGACCAATAAGAACACAGTTAAATCTGCCCTATGTAAAAAATGACCATGAATAACAGTgttcaaacagaattttttttttttaaccggtgggaagaagctgtaggtgggtggcagcccctgtattgtgacccagcctATCAgcaaccagccaaaaacagccgggctaaaagggtctggggagaacactgaataatCATCAGACCTATAGTACGTGCTAAACTGGATATCACCCTATACTCAGGgagattaataaaaaatatagaaatattttatctGGACACATGCAGGACATCCTGATTGGACAAAAGTCTGACTACTGGTCTTACAAGCCTACAGCACATGGTGCaattcagacttgtggttgaaaaAGCCAATGTTAGTGTGACTGTCCTGTGTGATGCTGACATTACACTGAATGAGGCAGTGCACAGTAACAGTCATACATACAATGGTTTATTGACAAAACACACTGCAGTGTAACACATAAGTGGGAACATCAGACGTTATTTATTAACGTTCcccaacactggagaggataaactaacaaggggtgatccagcaaacctggaatggatctgatgcaggattgaaaacatttccccaataatagaaaatgatttttaggaaatatattccaggtttgctgaatcacccagatccTCCAggtaaaagtctatcttctccagtctcaggcccaatgtgttgtacaccagtggtcgtcaacctttttggttctgcggaccactaaaatcaccggctcctaaCAGCGCATGAGAGGGGAGCCAGGTGTGAAACAAAATACCAGGtgtcccccatagtgacatcatcgtGACGTAGCCCCACCCACTCACCCTTTGCAGATCTAAGCCTggtatgtccagggacacagcctgcccactgtcctaagcctgggatctgtacggggacgtgttccgcggctctggccggtgcgtctccccagcgaggtccttctcctgaacccgctcaggggtgcaccggccaaaaccgtggacccccaaaatttttctcgcggaccaccagttggggACTGCTGTTCTATACAATGTCTTCTTCTTGCTTATTGCATTTCATGTGACACAGCACTGCACTACACATAGTGGGATTGAGACTTAAAAGTCTATCTCTAAGAAACGTTCTTTTTAGATAAAAAGTGTGGACTGTGTCTAtcgacttttttaacatgggggaagctcTTGAAAGacactttcaggtattcagggaagcccttctatatttactatacagtatattagtgtggtggtcagtgggaataatgcctcttacactggtgttgcttaaactgaccagagaggtacaaagtgctcaaggaaccccctagcaacctctagaaaccctggttgagaaacactgggataaACCCCTTGTCATGTATTTCAGTCTACATCCCCACCAGGGAgattcaactttttatttttaccaacagAATTGTCAtaaatattgtgtgatacttcccccacctcctagattgtaagctcttcggggcagggtcctctcctcctgtgttactgtctgtatctgtctgtccttttgcaatccctatttaatgtacaacactgtgtaatatgttattattaaacaggatttatatagcgccaacatattacgcagcgctgtacattaaatatgttggtgttatataaataataataaaatgaggaaACTTAAAATACGTCAAAGTATGAAGAATAGCatccagactacatttcccagcattcttACACTGCAGTGGAAAGTATGAGGTGCCAGGACTTGTAGTCAGAGGAAGCAGGGGGTGAAAATTGTATGAACTCAACCTAGCACAAGAGGTCAGAGCTATGTGGATATGTGCACAGCTGTACAATGGGGTTTTAGGAATTTGTAAAATTCTGtcccaaaggtaatacttatcattttcaatttgtgattgctttgagaatttgtcttggtcaattTTAAAGCATACTTATCACCACATTTATTTTCCTTAAGGGTGGgtgacttttatataaaaaaaatgtttttgaaacactattatttttttttttaggaaaccccccccccttctgtctttactgcctcgggaggtaaagatggaagggtaaacctgcagccttctgggaaaCATACATCACGTatgcttctgcacatgcctgaaatcACTAAAGTCTAAGCGGCTTTactggaatataaaaaataatattaataaaaaaaaaagtgctgatcccacacatgtgcagtgagattggaacATTTACAGGAAGACGTCatccgatctcacacatgtgcatggCGAGGTCAGGTGATGCGAGCAGATAAAGGAAGAAGATGcacagcaaggtggctcagaggttagcactccggcttttctagtgctaggtcccaggtccaaatctcgtccaggactctatctgcatggagtttgcgtgggtttccttgagtttcctcccactttcaaaaaacatgcagttaggttaaatggtaataatgatatatatggctatggtagggacatttgattgtgagctcctttgagggacagctagtgacatgactttgtacagcactgcgtaatatgttggcgctatttaaatactgtgtaataataataataatggcaatgCACAGTGTACAATCCATGCCAGAAAGAAGACGGGATTGGCAGCTTCACACTTAtaaagatgttatttttttataatactaaaAGTTCCTCTTGAAGTTCACTTTGCctttaatatattaaacaacaATTTTTATCCTAACAAAGTCGAATAGCTTTGCAAAATCTCACTGGTTCTGTGATTCCATTCCACCTCTGTGTTGTCTAACTCCCAGGATGCTTTGCTTCTTAGCTACTAAAATCAAACCGGAAATGGTGCCGGCCGCCCCGGGAGTGAAGTCTTTGTAAATGCTACATCTGGCGTACCTGTGTGGCGACGAAATAGTGGTGCGGGTTATTGTCTGCGATCATAGATAAGATGCACGCTGTGCCGTCGACGGGACTCTTCGAGTGAGCGCAGCTCCGCACCTGAAAACGCTGGGCAATTAACTTGGCCCCATACAGTTCTTTCCCCAAGGATTCCAACTCCTTCAAAACACAGCTGAAACAGAAAATCAGCTTATTACCAGGCGCATAGGCGTAAACAATTCATATTTACAGGCTAAGCAGATAAAGAACAAACAGATATATAGCAGTATTCAGTGACTGGTGAGAAAACATTCTGCATACAGCTACATTACCTGAATGGAGCAACGTTCTGCTGGTCTCTCTATCGCCATCTACAGGCTAGGGCAAAGCTGTAGTGTCCGACCACAATACTGTCTTCAGGCTGTTACTGAACCATTCTTAAAGCAGTTCTTCAGacctatttttatttcaatacatgtaGATAGTCCTATTACCCCACACTGTGACTTATACTTATGACCATACTGGAAGCTGCAGCAGATATCTTGTGCCCACCTCATTACctgtctgatggactacaagGATCATACAGCTATCTGTGCTGTCCTATTCCCCCCCTTTCAACTATTTAGTCTTAGCTTCATGTGGGGGCATTTCTAAGGGTAGCCTATGcaatgtgctgatacagtgtgtgagaagcAGTGATGTAAACTGAGAAATCCCCACGCCATGCTGTGGATTATTTCCATAGTCTTTTGCTAAACTTCAACTCAATGGGGTCACCAGGCAGTTCAGTAAGTCATGGTAttacagggttgtacctcctgtgctaattGTGTACCTGCACAGATACAATACAAATGAgctgaggtttgtgatttattgtacaGTCAGCATTGTCAGAGGAGTGTTGACAACAAAGGTTAGTGAAAAACTATTTGGGGGACTACTTCAGAATAGCGGAGGGATGTATggagcaagttttaggtttgcccaGAAATCAGTGTTAACTAAGGAAAAaggttgttctgatttcagtaaatttattgtacagcgctgcgtaatatattggcgctatattaatcctgtttattaataataataataataataataataataaattaaagagaTAAAGCTGCATGATACAATACACAGCATGGCTTCAGACTcaccaaggatggcattaaaaaaaaagggaagggggctGCAAAGAGATAGCCTCTTTCTTTCCTGCACTGTCACATTGCCTGCTTCTGATTGGTCACAGAGGCTGTAGACTCCTCCTCCTAAGGTTTTTTCCATTCCCTGTATTAGTGTCAGAGGGATTGCACAGGACAGAGCCAAGGTAATTAAAACTACTCGGACAAACTACACTAAGGAAGTAGAGGGGTGTCTGGGGTACCTTTGAGGTGCCAACTTAGGGTTCAACTTAATTAGGGTTCAGCCACCTAGTGGCTGAGGgagaataaagtaaatatatacagcTACCCCTAGTGGCTGAGGGAAAATGCAGTACAATAACTActgcgccacctagtggctgaggGAGAATGCAGTACAATAActacagcaccacctagtggctGAGGGAGAATGCAGTACAATAACTACAGCNNNNNNNNNNNNNNNNNNNNNNNNNNNNNNNNNNNNNNNNNNNNNNNNNNNNNNNNNNNNNNNNNNNNNNNNNNNNNNNNNNNNNNNNNNNNNNNNNNNNNNNNNNNNNNNNNNNNNNNNNNNNNNNNNNNNNNNNNNNNNNNNNNNNNNNNNNNNNNNN
This window harbors:
- the UTP23 gene encoding rRNA-processing protein UTP23 homolog (The sequence of the model RefSeq protein was modified relative to this genomic sequence to represent the inferred CDS: added 188 bases not found in genome assembly), with translation MKITRQKHAKKNLSFYRNNFRFREPYQVLIDGTFCQAALKNQIQIKEQLPKYLMGDVQLCTSNCVLKELESLGKELYGAKLIAQRFQVRSCAHSKSPVDGTACILSMIADNNPHHYFVATQDHSLGNKIRKKAGIPLMFIIQNTIVLDKPSPKSVAHVQALQASELVPEHQKQNLGHLKDEQGVALDTGRRGKKRKRVAGPNPLSCMKKKKTSAQPVTAAPEQKKRKRKRKRGKGLGKDTTETA